The Pseudomonas sp. SCA2728.1_7 DNA segment TCACGCAGGGCCACCATCGCCGCCGCGCCATCGCGCAGTACGGTTTCGATGCGTGGATTCCACACCGACGGATCACCGATTTTTGCCGCTGTGTTGCAGACGATCAGCTTGTGCAGACGATGACCAGCATTGATTCCCAGCCACTGGCCGATCAGGCCGCCCATCGACAGTCCGCAGAAATGCGCACGTTCAATGTGCAACGCATCCAGCAAGCCGAGCACGTCGTGACCGAGTTGCTCGATGCTGTAAGGCCCCGGCGTCACCAGTGATTGGCCATGGCCACGGGTGTCGAAGCGCAGCACGCGAAAATGCTCGGTAAACGCCGGCATCTGCGCGTCCCACATGTGCAGATCCGTGCCCAGCGAGTTGGACAGCACCAGCACCGGCGCATCGACCGGGCCCTCGATTTGATAGTGCAGTTCGCCATCGGCGAGTTGAACGAAAGCCACAGCCCTCTCCTTTCAGTCAGACAATGCGTTGTGTTCGGCCACCGCGCGCTCGACCCAGGTTTTCGCCTGACCGAGGTAATGGGCGGGGTTCAGAAGATGATCGAGTTCAGCGCTGCTCAACTCGGCGGTGACTTGCGGTTCGTCACCGAGTACGGCGCGCAAATGACGCTGCTCGGCCACCGCGCGTTTGCAGCATTGCTCAAGCAGATGATGCGCGGTGTCGCGGCCGACCCGCTGGGCGAGGACGATGCTCACGGCTTCGGCCAGCACCAGCCCTTGGGTCAGTTCGAGATTGCGCGACATACGTTCAGCGTCGACTTCGAGCCCTTGCGCCAACAACCGAGCCTGTTGCAGCGAACCGGAAACAAGGCAGCAAATCTCCGGCAAGGTTTCCCATTCGGCATGCCACAGGCCGAGACTGCGTTCATGTTCCTGCGGCATCGCGCTGAACAGCGTCGAGACCAGACCCGGCACCCGCGTCGCTGCGCCGATCAACACCGCCGCGCCGACCGGATTGCGTTTGTGCGGCATGGTCGACGAACCACCCTTGCCCGGCGCTGAAGGCTCGAAAACCTCAGCGGCTTCGGTCTGCATCAACAGGCTGATGTCGCGGCCGAATTTGCCGAGGCTGCCGGCGATCAAACCGAGCACCGCGCCAAACTCGACCACGCGATCGCGCTGGGTGTGCCACGGTTGTTCCGGCAAGGTCAGTTGCAGTTCTTCAGCCAACGCTTGCGCAATCGGCATCGCCTGTTCACCCAACGCGGCAAGCGTCCCCGATGCACCGCCAAACTGCAGCACCAGTAAACGCGGCTTGAGTTCGCGCAAGCGCTGACGGCTGCGAGTCACAGCGCCCAGCCATCCGGCGATTTTCATGCCCAGGGTCACCGGCGTCGCGTGTTGCAACCAAGTGCGTCCGGCCAGCGGCGTTGCAGCATGGCGTTGGGCTTGAACAGCGAGAGAGTCAGCCAGTTGCGCCAGATCGTCTTCGATCAACACCAATGCCTGACGCAATTGCAGCACCAGCCCCGAGTCCATCACGTCCTGACTGGTCGCCCCCAAATGCACATAACGCTCGGCTTCGGCACTGGTCGCGGCAATCTGCTTGCCCAACGCTTTGACCAACGGAATCGCCGAATTGCCGGCCGTGGCAATCGCCTCGCCCAGCGCCGCAAAGTCATACAACCCCGCGTTACACGCCGCTGCAATCGGTGCGACAGCCGCAGAAGGAATCAGACCAACCCGCGCCTCGGCCCGCGCCAGCGCCGCTTCGAAGTCGAGCATCGCCTGCACACGGCCCTGATCGCAGAACACTTCACGCATATTGCGGGCAGTGAAGTAGGCATCGAACAATTGATTGCCCGGTCGCTGAGTCATAAACAGTCCTTGCCGGCGCGGGCCATCACGGCCCGCGCGCATCGGGTTAGAGATCGTGGTGCAAATACGCCGCCTGTTTCGGCAAGCGCAGACTGAACAGGAAGGCGATCGCCATCATCGCCGTCACGTACCAGTAGAAGGAGTTTTCCATGCCGATGTTCTTCAGGCTCAGGGCGACGAATTCCGCCGAGCCACCGAAGATCGCATTCGCCACCGCATAGGCCAGACCGACACCGAGGGCGCGGACTTCCGGCGGGAACATTTCAGCTTTTACCAGACCGCTGATCGAGGTGTAGAAACTGACAATCGCCAGCGCCACGGTGATCAGCACAAAGGCGAGGAACGGGCTGCTGACGCTTTTCAGGCTCAGCAGAATCGGCACGGTAAACAGCGTACCGAGCGCGCCGAACCAGAGCATCGAATTACGTCGACCGATCTTGTCAGCGAGCATGCCGAACAGCGGCTGCATGCACATATACAGGAACAGCGCGCCGGTCATGATGTAGCTGGCGGTCTTGGCGTGCATACCGGCGGTGTTCACCAGGTACTTCTGCATGTAGGTGGTGAAAGTGTAGAAAATCAGCGAGCCACCGGCGGTGTAACCGAGCACGGTAATGAACGCGGCTTTGTGATCGCGGAACAGCGCGGCGATGCTGCCAGCGTCTTTGTGTTCGCGGGTTTCCTTGTTGGTGGTTTCTTTCAGGCTGCGACGCAGGAACAGCGAAATCAATGCCGCCACCGCACCGACCACAAACGGAATCCGCCAGCCGTAGGCGCGCAGGTCTTCTTCGGTAAGGAATTGCTGCAGCACTACTACCAGCGACACCGCCAGTAGTTGCCCGCCGATCAGCGTCACGTACTGGAACGAGGCGAAAAATCCGCGCTGGCCCTTGAGGGCGACTTCGCTCATGTAGGTGGCGGTGGTGCCGTACTCGCCGCCGACCGACAGGCCTTGCAGCAAGCGTGCGAACAACAGCAAGACCGGCGCCCAGACGCCGATGTCCTTATAGGTCGGCAGGCAGGCGATCAGCAACGAGCCGAAGCACATCATCAGAATCGAGATGAGCATCGAATTCTTGCGCCCGTGCTTGTCGGCAACCCGGCCGAAAATCCAGCCACCGATCGGACGCATAAGGAAGCCGGCGGCGAACACGCCAGCGGTGTTGACCAGTTGCACCGTCGGGTTGTCGGAGGGGAAAAACGCCGGGGCGAAATAGATCGCGCAGAAGGCGTAGACGTAGAAGTCGAACCATTCGACAAGGTTGCCGGACGAGGCGCCGACAATGGCAAAGATGCGCTTGCTGCGCTCTTCACCGCTGTAATGGGAGGTGGTGGTTGTCATTGTTTTTCACTCGATAGGGACAGTGAGAGTCTAGACATACTTTGCAACAGTCCCGTTCCACAGTTCCATCTGCAACACAGTTCCCTTGTAGGAGTGAGCCTGCTCGCGATGGCGGTGTGTCATTCAGACCATTTAAATCTGACACACCGCCATCGCGGGCAGGCTCACTCCTACAGGGATTGGGGTGTTCTTCAGTAATCGAAGAACACCGTCTCGGCATCAGTGCCTTGCAGAATCACATTCCACTGGTAAACACCCGAGGCGTCCTGCTTGGCCAGCAACGTACTGCGACGCTCAGCCGGCACGCACTCAAGCAGCGGATCATCAACGTTCGCCAGCTCGCCTTCAAAGTAGATTCGCGTCAGCAAATGCTTCACCAACCCGCGCGCAAACACCAGCACCACCAGATGCGGTGCCTGGGTCGAGCCCTTCAGCCCTTCAACCGTGCCCGGTTTGATCGTGGTGAAACGGAAGCGCCCTTCCGCATCCACCGGCACCCGGCCAAAGCCTTCAAAGTTCGGATCGAGCGGTTTGTCCTGCTCGTCTTCCGGGTGGTCGTATTTGCCGGCGGCATTCGCCTGCCAGACTTCAAGCATGGCGTCGTTGACGACATCGCCGTTGCCATCCACCACTTGCCCGGTGATCGCCACGCGCTCGCCGAGGGTCTGCTCGACGGTGAGGTTTTCGCGGTTCAGCCAGGTCAGGCCGATGTGGTAGTACGGCCCGACGGTGTGGGACGTGGTCGCAGTCAGCGTCATCTTATTTCTCCATCGGCGTGGCTTCACGCCCGCGCAGCACGATGTCCCAACGATAACCGAGGGCGTAGGACGGAATGGTTTTTTCCAGATCGAAACTGGCGATCAGGCGTTCCTTGGCCGAAGTGTCCGGCACGCAGTTGTAGATCGGGTCGTAGGCCAGCAGCGGATCGCCCGGGAAATACATTTGCGTGACCAGGCGCGTAAGAATGCTCGGCCCGAACAGCGAAAAGTGGATGTGCGCCGGGCGCCAGGCGTTGTGGTGGTTGCCCCACGGGTAGGCGCCGGGCTTGATGGTCTGGAACTGATACCAGCCGTCAGCATCGGTGACGGTGCGGCCGGTGCCGGTGAAGTTCGGGTCCAGCGGCGCATCGTGCAGGTCGCGCTTGTGGTTGTAGCGGCCGGCGGCGTTGGCCTGCCAGATTTCCACCAGAATTCCCGGCACCGGCAGACCGTTTTCGTCGAGCACGCGGCCGTGAACGATGATGCGCTCACCTTGCGGCTCGCCTGCATGCTGTGCGGTCAGGTCGTTATCGGTGTCGCCCACACGCTCGGCGCCGATGGTCGGGCCGGTGATTTCCGACAGCGAGTGCGGCAGAAACACCAACGGCTTCGACGGCGAGCGCAGGTTGGTGGATTGATACGTCGGGTGCAGATACTCAGGCTGAGTGCCTTCCTGCGGACGACGGTAACCAGGCTTGTCAGACATGTCGCTTTCCTCTGTTCTTTTTCGTCACGGCTTGCGTCAGACGCGTTCGATGGCCAGGGCCAGACCTTGGCCGACACCGACGCACATGGTCGCCAGACCTTTCTTGCCGCCGGTCTTTTCCAACTGATGCAGCGCGGTCAACACCAGACGCGCACCGCTCATGCCCAACGGGTGACCGAGGGCGATCGCGCCGCCATTCGGGTTGACCTGCGCAGCGTCATCGGCCAGACCCAGTTCACGCAGCACCGCCAAGCCTTGGCTGGCAAATGCTTCGTTGAGTTCGATCACGTCGAAATCGCTGACCGCGACGCCCAGGCGCTCGATCAATTTGCGCACCGCCGGCACCGGGCCGATGCCCATCACTCGCGGCGCCACACCGGCGCTGGCCATGCCGAGCACTTTGGCGCGGGCGGTCAGGCCATGCTTTTTCACGGCTTCAGCGGAAGCGAGAATCAGTGCAGCAGCACCGTCGTTGACACCGGAAGCATTGCCGGCGGTAACGGTTTTGTCCGGGCCGTTGACTGGCTTCAGCTTGGTCAGCGCTTCGATCGTGGTATCGGCGCGCGGATGTTCGTCCTGGCTGACCACGGTTTCGCCTTTCTTGTGGGCGATCCGCACTTCGACGATTTCTTCGGCGAAGTAGCCCGCAGCCTGCGCGGCGGCGGTACGTTGCTGACTGCGTAGAGCAAAAGCGTCTTGATCGGCGCGCGACACTTTATAGTCGTCGGCGACGTTGTCGGCAGTCTGCGGCATCGCGTCGACGCCGTACTGCGCCTTCATCAACGGGTTGATGAAACGCCAGCCGATGGTGGTGTCTTCCAGCTTCATGTTGCGCGAAAACGCCGCGTCAGCCTTGCCCATCACGAACGGCGCGCGGGACATCGATTCGACGCCACCGGCAATCGCCAGCTCCATCTCGCCGCTGGCAATCGCCCGGAATGCGGTGCCGATCGCGTCCATGCCCGAAGCGCAAAGACGATTGAGGGTCACGCCCGGTACGCTGTCCGGCAGGCCGGCCAGCAGCAGCGCCATGCGCGCAACGTTGCGGTTGTCTTCGCCGGCCTGGTTGGCGCAACCGAGGAAGACTTCGTCGATGGCGTTCCAGTCCACCGAGGGATTGCGTTCCATCAGGGCTTTGATCGGCACTGCGGCCAGGTCATCGGCGCGGACGGCGGACAAACCGCCGCCGAAACGGCCGATCGGTGTGCGAATCGCGTCGCAGATATAAACGTCACGCATCATGCTTCTCCCGGGGCCTGGCCGTGGGCGGCGGCGGTGCGCGCTTCGAGATCGCGCAGCGCGGTCAGTTCGACTTCAGTCGGCTCCGCAGTGCTCTCGACGTTGTCAGCAAAACGGATCGCCCAACCGGTGGCCGCGACCACTTGCTCGCGGGTCACGCCCGGGTGCAGTGCGGTGACCACAAATTCGTGGGTGCCCTCTTCCGGTTCCATGATGCACAGGTCGGTGATGATGCCGACCGGCCCGGCGCCCGGCAGGCCAAGACGTTTGCGCGAATCGCCGCCCTCGCCGTGACCGACCGAGGTGATGAAATCGAGCTTGTCGACAAACGAGCGCGCCGACTGTTTAAGGATGATCAAAACGCTTTTCGCCGAGCCGGCAATCTCCGGCGCGCCACCGGCACCCGGCAGACGCACTTTTGGCGAGAAGTAATCGCCAACCACGGTGGTATTGATGTTGCCGAAACGGTCGACCTGCGCGGCGCCGAGAAAACCGACGTCGATGCGCCCGCCCTGCAACCAGTAGCGAAAAATCTCACCGGTCGGCACGACAGTGTCAGCGGTTTCAGCGAGTTCGCCGTCACCAATGGACAGCGGCAGCACGCTCGGCTTGGCACCAATCGGACCCGATTCGTAGATCAGCACCACGTCCGGCGACGAGGTCAGACGCGCAAGGTTGGCGGCTTTCGACGGCAGGCCGATACCGACGAAGCATACCGAGCCGTTCTTCAGGCGACGGGCCGCCGCGACGGTCATCATTTCATTGGTGGTGTAAGTCATTACTTGGCCTCCGAAGCAGCGGCCAACTTGGCCTGGAACGCGCTGAAGTCAGCGCAGCCATGGATGTATTCGTTGATCCACGCGGTAAACGTCTCACGGTCGCGGGCGATCGGATCCCACGCCTGATAGAAACGATTGTCGCGCTCGGTGTAACCGTGGGCGTAGGACGGATGCGCGCCACCGGGTACGTGGCAGACCGCGCTCAAGGCCCAGGTCGGCAGTACGCAGGCGTTCATCGGTGCCTTGAGGTCGTCGACGATTTCTTCGACGGTGACGATGCAGCGCTTGGCCGCCAGTGCCGCTTCTTTCTGCACACCGAGAATGCCCCACAGCAACACGTTGCCTTGGCGGTCGGCTTTCTGTGCGTGGATCACGGTCACGTCCGGGCGCACCGACGGCACCGCCGCCAGCACTTCACCGGTGAACGGGCAGGTCACGGTTTTGATCAGTGGATTGACCTTCGGCAGGTCAGAGCCGGCGTAAGCGCGCAGCACCGCGAATGGCAGGCCGGACGCGCCAGCAACGTAGGCATTCGCCAGGTCAGCGTGGCTGTGCTCTTCGATTTCGAGAGCGTGCGGCCATTGCTTCTCGACCGCGTCACGCAGACGGTGCAGCGAACCGACACCCGGGTTGCCGCCCCAGGAGAAAATCAGTTTGCGTGCGCAACCGGCACCGATCAGTTGGTCGTAGATCAAGTCAGGCGTCATCCGCACCAGCGTCAGATCTTTCTTGCCCTGACGAATGATTTCATGACCCGCTGCCGTAGGGATCAAGTGAGTGAAGCCTTCGAGTGCGACGGTGTCACCGTCGTTGACGAATTGCTTCACCGCGTCGTGCAGCGAAAGGATCTCAGCCATGGAGCGGGCTCCTGTTTTTGTAATGAATCGCCAGTGATAAAAAGGCGCGAGGTTCAGCGCCGGAGTCACTGAAGATTAAGCCTGGGAAATTCACCAAACAATCCGATAATCGACTGAGTGTTCGTTTATCGAACAGATTGTTACTCCCCTAACTATCACCTCATTCGCGAGCAGGCTCGCTCCCACATTGGAATGCATTTCAAAATGTGGGAGCGAGCCTGCTCGCGAAGGGGCCGGAACATTCGACGAACATTCCTACGCATGAAACTCAGGTCGCATCCGCATGACTGACCATGCCCTTGATCAGCACCGCAGCTGTCGCCAACGCCGCCGGAATCACCAACGCCGTCAGCACCTGCTCGAAATTCCAGCCCAGCCCCAACAAGGTCGCGCCCATCCACGCCCCGAGAATCGCGCCAAAGCGGCCAATCCCGAGCATCCACGAGACCCCGGTCGCCCGCCCCTGCGTCGGATAAAACCGCGCGGCCAGCGACGGCATCGCCGATTGCGCACCGTTCACACACATCCCCGCCACCAGTACCAAAGTCGCCAGCAAGGTGATGTTGCCCAGGCTCTGCCCGACCGCGTAGGCAAACACCCCGGCCAGCAGGTAGAAAATGCCGATGACCTTGTGCGGATTGAAGCGGTCCATCGCCCATCCCACCGCGACCGCGCTCAACACCCCGCCAAACTGGAACAACGCTCCGATAAACGCGGCTTGTTCCATGCTCGCACCGCTGTCACGCATCAGCGTCGGCAGCCAACTGGTCAGCAGATAAACGATCACCAGGCCCATGAAATAGGTCAGCCACAGCAGCAAGGTGCCGGTGCTGTAAGTGCCGGAAAAGATCACCGCAAACACGTTGCGCGCCTTGACGGTCTTCTGTTCAGGCACGCTGAAACTGGAGGCTTGGGCGACGGTGAGCGGGTCGATCGGTGCCAGGGTTTTGCGCACTTTGTCAGTGCCGCGGTTACGCACGACAAGGTAGCGCGCCGACTCTGGCAGCCAGAACAGCAGCACCACGGCGAGGATCAACGGCAGAACCCCGCCAATCAGCAACAGACTGTGCCAGCCGAACGCCGGAATCAGCTTGGCGGAAATAAACCCGCCACCGGCCATGCCGAGGTTGAAGCCGCAGAACATGCTGGTCACCAGCAGCGATTTCTTGCGCTCCGGGGTGTATTCCGAGAGGAGTGTTGTGGCATTCGGCATCCCCGCCCCCAGACCCAGACCGGTCAGGAAACGCAGCACCAGCAATTGCTCAACATTGGTGCTGTACGCCGACGCCAGACTGAAGGCACCGAACAGAACCACGGCGCCCACCAGTACGACTTTTCGCCCGAAGCGGTCAGCCAACGGGCCAGAACCCAGTGCGCCGAAAACCATGCCGATCAGCGCGGCGCTCATCACCGGACCAAGGCTGGCGCGGTCGATGCCCCAGTCCTGCGACAGCGCCGGGGCAATAAAGCCCATCGCCGCCGTGTCGAGGCCATCGAGGAAGACAATCAGGAAACACAGGATCACCACCCGCCACTGATAGCGCGAGATCGGTTGGGCATTGATGAAAGTCTGCACGTCGAGGCAGTTACCTACAGCGGACTGAGGCTGGTTCATTATTTTTATTCCACGCAAAAAACGCAGTCGAACGGCGGCCGGCCAAAGAGCGGCACGGTCACAAGAATAGAAGGTCTGGATCAGGCGTTGCGGGAAACCCGGCAACAGCGGGTGGAGCGGAGACAGTCGGAGAGCGTGCGCATGGTGAGTTGCCTCTTGTCATTATTATGGGAGTCGACAGTCCGGCGGGCTCATTCATATCAGCGCCGGATGACGCTGCCGCGACATTAATGATCCGAGGGTTTTAGCGTCAATTCGATAAACGCAACACTGTGCGTTTATCGAACAGCTTCATCAGGCAAACAACTGCGCACTCAAGTCGCGACTGGCACTGAGCAGGCCCGGCAGGAAGCGCTGCTCAAGCTCGGTACGGCTGACGCGACCAGCGTGGGTGCTGACGTTGAGCGCCGCCACCACCTGACCGGAAGCGTCGTAGACCGGCACGGCAATCGATCGCAGGCCCTGTTCCAGTTCCTGATCGACGATGCACCAGCCCTGCTGCCGCACTTCCTGCAGGCATTCGAGCAACGCGTCGGGTGTATGGATCGTGCGACTGGTCTTGGCGACCAGTTCGGCGTGATCGAGGTATTCACGCAAGGACGTGTCGTCCAGTGCCGCCAGCAGGATCCGCCCCATCGACGTGCAGTACGCCGGCAAACGACCGCCCACCGACAGATCCACCGAAATCAACCGCTGGGTGGTTGCCGAGCGGGCGATGTAGAGAATGTCGTCGCCTTCGAGCGTGGCCATGTTGCAGGCTTCGTGCAGTTGCTCGCTCATGCGGTCGAGGTACGGCTGGGCGGACACTGCCAACGGCGTCGACGACAGATAGGCGTGGCCGAGGGTCAGCACTTTGGGCAGCAATGAGTAGGTGCGACCATCCGTGGTGGCGTAGCCGAGTTTGATCAAGGTATGCAGGCAACGGCGCACGGCGGCGCGGGGAATTTCCGTGCGGTGACTGATTTGGGCGATGGTCAGATGGCGTTTGCGCTCTTGAAACGCCTGCACCACCGCCAGGCCCCGGGCCAGCGAGGTCATGAAGTCCGGATCACCGGTCAGCGCCTGGATGCGTTTGGCCGGCGAGGCGACGATCGGCGGCGCCACGGAGGTGAAAGAGTTGCGCATTTGATCGTTCATTTCTTGTCCTTCTATACGGCACGGATCAATGGGCTATACAAGCGGCTCGCCGACCAATGCACAAGCGTCGGGCCTGCAAGATTGGGCGATTATCGAACCGTCGACCGATAATCGCAATCCGGCGCAGCCACCTCAACGCCGGCATTGAACGCTTGTTCAACTTCGGTAGCCCGTTCAATCGCGTCTTAGTTGTTCGACTAAATGGCGCCAAAAACACATCGCCGGGTAAATAACGATTTGTCCGCTCGACAACTAGTAACAAAAGTTGCGAATAACAAAACGATCACACATCCCGAACCGTTTTTAACTTGGCAAAGATAGTCATTCCTGAATCGACCGCTATAATGCATCTCAGTGGGGCCGCGTTGTTTGATTCGGTGCGGCGACCACCTGCTGAGGCAATGTCCATTGCCGTCAGCCTGGCCAGCGCCTGATGCGCATTACTTATGCAACGCCAGCGCTTGCTGAAACAGGAAACTGATGCTGCGTCAGTTTTAATCTGGTGTCGTAGCCGCCTGCAACATGGAAGTCTTGATCGCCATGCGATGACCTCAACGCCTGTCCGGGCGCTGAGCACTCGACCGGGCCACTCACTGGATTCGTTGCAGCGCGTTTCACCAGACATTTATCTCAACTCATACAGGTAGCACTGTGACGAAAGACGAACTGCGCGCGGAACTTGAGCGCCAGGAACAACGTTACAAGGAAGTTTACGGCGGGGAAGTCACCACCTACGCCGCTCAACCGGAACCGGAACGCAAGGCATGGCGTAAACGCCCCACTGTTCAGGATCAGGTCTTCAAACAGGAAATCGAAAAGATCGAAAAGGAACTCAAAGCCGAAGAGCCGTGAGCCACGGTTATTTGTATCTTTCGAGGGTTTACGTGCACACCGGTTACAAGCGCGGTGTCGAGACGAAGCCTTGCGCGCCCGCTACCCGCGGGCAGCGGCGATCTCCCCGCCTGGCAGGCTGAAGGGCGCTTCCTACACGTTTCACAGATATTTCAGACAGGCGTTTGAGCCTCTCCTGTGGCGGTAAAAACGCTTGTCAAAAAAGTCTTTTTTCATATAAATCAAAGACTTGAAAAACCCTGCGCGACGCTTGGTTTTCATGCGCTGCAACAAATTAAATCGAAGAAGTGTGTAACCGATGAGCAGGTAGGGCATCGATTTCCAGTCTTTTCTGGCATAATCGCGCCCCCTTACGACCGGGTCAGAAAACCTTCATGATCGATTTATTCAGCGGACTGGATGCTTGGGTGCTTGTGAGCCTCTT contains these protein-coding regions:
- the pcaD gene encoding 3-oxoadipate enol-lactonase, giving the protein MAFVQLADGELHYQIEGPVDAPVLVLSNSLGTDLHMWDAQMPAFTEHFRVLRFDTRGHGQSLVTPGPYSIEQLGHDVLGLLDALHIERAHFCGLSMGGLIGQWLGINAGHRLHKLIVCNTAAKIGDPSVWNPRIETVLRDGAAAMVALRDASIARWFTPDFSAAHPAAAKQITDMLAATSPEGYAANCAAVRDADFREQLASINVPLLVIAGTEDAVTPPSGGHFIQEHVRGAEYAEFYAAHLSNVQAGADFSDRVLAFLNA
- a CDS encoding 3-carboxy-cis,cis-muconate cycloisomerase, producing MTQRPGNQLFDAYFTARNMREVFCDQGRVQAMLDFEAALARAEARVGLIPSAAVAPIAAACNAGLYDFAALGEAIATAGNSAIPLVKALGKQIAATSAEAERYVHLGATSQDVMDSGLVLQLRQALVLIEDDLAQLADSLAVQAQRHAATPLAGRTWLQHATPVTLGMKIAGWLGAVTRSRQRLRELKPRLLVLQFGGASGTLAALGEQAMPIAQALAEELQLTLPEQPWHTQRDRVVEFGAVLGLIAGSLGKFGRDISLLMQTEAAEVFEPSAPGKGGSSTMPHKRNPVGAAVLIGAATRVPGLVSTLFSAMPQEHERSLGLWHAEWETLPEICCLVSGSLQQARLLAQGLEVDAERMSRNLELTQGLVLAEAVSIVLAQRVGRDTAHHLLEQCCKRAVAEQRHLRAVLGDEPQVTAELSSAELDHLLNPAHYLGQAKTWVERAVAEHNALSD
- a CDS encoding MFS family transporter, producing MTTTTSHYSGEERSKRIFAIVGASSGNLVEWFDFYVYAFCAIYFAPAFFPSDNPTVQLVNTAGVFAAGFLMRPIGGWIFGRVADKHGRKNSMLISILMMCFGSLLIACLPTYKDIGVWAPVLLLFARLLQGLSVGGEYGTTATYMSEVALKGQRGFFASFQYVTLIGGQLLAVSLVVVLQQFLTEEDLRAYGWRIPFVVGAVAALISLFLRRSLKETTNKETREHKDAGSIAALFRDHKAAFITVLGYTAGGSLIFYTFTTYMQKYLVNTAGMHAKTASYIMTGALFLYMCMQPLFGMLADKIGRRNSMLWFGALGTLFTVPILLSLKSVSSPFLAFVLITVALAIVSFYTSISGLVKAEMFPPEVRALGVGLAYAVANAIFGGSAEFVALSLKNIGMENSFYWYVTAMMAIAFLFSLRLPKQAAYLHHDL
- the pcaG gene encoding protocatechuate 3,4-dioxygenase subunit alpha encodes the protein MTLTATTSHTVGPYYHIGLTWLNRENLTVEQTLGERVAITGQVVDGNGDVVNDAMLEVWQANAAGKYDHPEDEQDKPLDPNFEGFGRVPVDAEGRFRFTTIKPGTVEGLKGSTQAPHLVVLVFARGLVKHLLTRIYFEGELANVDDPLLECVPAERRSTLLAKQDASGVYQWNVILQGTDAETVFFDY
- the pcaH gene encoding protocatechuate 3,4-dioxygenase subunit beta yields the protein MSDKPGYRRPQEGTQPEYLHPTYQSTNLRSPSKPLVFLPHSLSEITGPTIGAERVGDTDNDLTAQHAGEPQGERIIVHGRVLDENGLPVPGILVEIWQANAAGRYNHKRDLHDAPLDPNFTGTGRTVTDADGWYQFQTIKPGAYPWGNHHNAWRPAHIHFSLFGPSILTRLVTQMYFPGDPLLAYDPIYNCVPDTSAKERLIASFDLEKTIPSYALGYRWDIVLRGREATPMEK
- the pcaF gene encoding 3-oxoadipyl-CoA thiolase, whose product is MMRDVYICDAIRTPIGRFGGGLSAVRADDLAAVPIKALMERNPSVDWNAIDEVFLGCANQAGEDNRNVARMALLLAGLPDSVPGVTLNRLCASGMDAIGTAFRAIASGEMELAIAGGVESMSRAPFVMGKADAAFSRNMKLEDTTIGWRFINPLMKAQYGVDAMPQTADNVADDYKVSRADQDAFALRSQQRTAAAQAAGYFAEEIVEVRIAHKKGETVVSQDEHPRADTTIEALTKLKPVNGPDKTVTAGNASGVNDGAAALILASAEAVKKHGLTARAKVLGMASAGVAPRVMGIGPVPAVRKLIERLGVAVSDFDVIELNEAFASQGLAVLRELGLADDAAQVNPNGGAIALGHPLGMSGARLVLTALHQLEKTGGKKGLATMCVGVGQGLALAIERV
- a CDS encoding CoA-transferase subunit beta, which gives rise to MTYTTNEMMTVAAARRLKNGSVCFVGIGLPSKAANLARLTSSPDVVLIYESGPIGAKPSVLPLSIGDGELAETADTVVPTGEIFRYWLQGGRIDVGFLGAAQVDRFGNINTTVVGDYFSPKVRLPGAGGAPEIAGSAKSVLIILKQSARSFVDKLDFITSVGHGEGGDSRKRLGLPGAGPVGIITDLCIMEPEEGTHEFVVTALHPGVTREQVVAATGWAIRFADNVESTAEPTEVELTALRDLEARTAAAHGQAPGEA
- a CDS encoding CoA transferase subunit A, translated to MAEILSLHDAVKQFVNDGDTVALEGFTHLIPTAAGHEIIRQGKKDLTLVRMTPDLIYDQLIGAGCARKLIFSWGGNPGVGSLHRLRDAVEKQWPHALEIEEHSHADLANAYVAGASGLPFAVLRAYAGSDLPKVNPLIKTVTCPFTGEVLAAVPSVRPDVTVIHAQKADRQGNVLLWGILGVQKEAALAAKRCIVTVEEIVDDLKAPMNACVLPTWALSAVCHVPGGAHPSYAHGYTERDNRFYQAWDPIARDRETFTAWINEYIHGCADFSAFQAKLAAASEAK
- a CDS encoding MFS transporter, whose product is MNQPQSAVGNCLDVQTFINAQPISRYQWRVVILCFLIVFLDGLDTAAMGFIAPALSQDWGIDRASLGPVMSAALIGMVFGALGSGPLADRFGRKVVLVGAVVLFGAFSLASAYSTNVEQLLVLRFLTGLGLGAGMPNATTLLSEYTPERKKSLLVTSMFCGFNLGMAGGGFISAKLIPAFGWHSLLLIGGVLPLILAVVLLFWLPESARYLVVRNRGTDKVRKTLAPIDPLTVAQASSFSVPEQKTVKARNVFAVIFSGTYSTGTLLLWLTYFMGLVIVYLLTSWLPTLMRDSGASMEQAAFIGALFQFGGVLSAVAVGWAMDRFNPHKVIGIFYLLAGVFAYAVGQSLGNITLLATLVLVAGMCVNGAQSAMPSLAARFYPTQGRATGVSWMLGIGRFGAILGAWMGATLLGLGWNFEQVLTALVIPAALATAAVLIKGMVSHADAT
- the pcaR gene encoding pca regulon transcriptional regulator PcaR, with the protein product MNDQMRNSFTSVAPPIVASPAKRIQALTGDPDFMTSLARGLAVVQAFQERKRHLTIAQISHRTEIPRAAVRRCLHTLIKLGYATTDGRTYSLLPKVLTLGHAYLSSTPLAVSAQPYLDRMSEQLHEACNMATLEGDDILYIARSATTQRLISVDLSVGGRLPAYCTSMGRILLAALDDTSLREYLDHAELVAKTSRTIHTPDALLECLQEVRQQGWCIVDQELEQGLRSIAVPVYDASGQVVAALNVSTHAGRVSRTELEQRFLPGLLSASRDLSAQLFA